TGATACTATTTATGGATAGTGGAACTTAAACACTTAAAGAAAGAAGTAGATCTTAGTACTCATTCCTCTTTATGGCTCAGAATCATGTATTTACCCAATTGTATTCACATACAATAAGTTTTGTTTGGATCTTAggcattctttttctttctctctctctctctctctctttttttttttttttttttttttgtgggttgTACTGGAAAAATAATTTGCAATTATGCATTAGGGTACTTGACAACCTGAAAGATTATGCCGTACGAGCCCTTGTCAATGCTGTTGACCACCTTGGCACTGTTGCTTATAAATTAACTGACCTCCTTGATCAACAAACCTTGGATGTGTCAACCATGGAGCTAAAAGTTTCATGTGTAAATCAGGTAAGATTCTTTGCACTTGCTAGTTTGAGTATATTGTTGCTTAAAAATGTATGAATAGATACTAAATTTGGTTTGTCTATGTTAGAAACTTCTTACATGCCAAACATACATGGATAAAGAAGGTATCAGGCAGCAGCAGCTGTTGGCTTTCATCCCAAGACATCATAAGCACTATATTTTACCTAGTAAGATTAATTACTATTAGCTTCTTTTTAAGTGTTAATCAGTATGACATAacttatgatttttgtttttcatttgcttttcttttcctgCTTCTCTTTCCCTGATATACTCCATGTTAGATTCTGTCAACAAAAAGGTGCATTTTAGTCCACAAGTACAGAGAGATGCTAGCCAGAATCATAGTCAAGCAAGACCTCGTATTTATCCTACAGGTAATTGGTTCTTTTGAGTGTGGGCACATCAATTTTGTCACTATTATGTTGGTTTTAACATTTTCCATATGCTTTTACTTATCCAAAGACATTCCATTCAGGTAATGCCACATCAAAAACTCTTTCCTGGCATTTAGCCTCAGAAACTAAATCTACCTTGAAAGGGAGTGCAAATGCTTTTTTGAGGTTAGTTTGTTAACTCTTAATATAAGTTTTCACAGACGTTTCTGTTTGTATATTATTGCTGCTAACTTTTTCCAGAAAGCTtgacattttctaaaatttgccTATTGTGCAGCACTAATGAGCCAGAAACTTCTGGCAAAACTTCCAGAGTCTTCCATTTATTGGGTATGTATGGTTGAAGCTATCCCTTACACTATTTTTTAGTTTCACTTGCAATTGTGCTGAAGATGGCTggtgcattttctttttcttttttacagaGAAATGATAACATCTTGTCTTACAAGTTTTTATGCATGCAGATTCTGAAGAGAGTATTCGGACAAGTGGAGGTCCTGCTGGTGGAGGTCCTTCAAGTGGTCCTGCTTCTAGTGCAGTTACACAATCACTTGGTGTCGTGTGGAGGGTAATgtcaaaatcaacaagaaaatCGACATGCCCAACATTCTTCTAAGTGCATGCTTGATATTCTACAAGATTAGATGAATATATACGTGGCGTATTTTTTtgcttgagtttttttttttttctgcaaactcattgttctttatttttccaTGGAAGCGTTATAAATCATGAAGATGTATCGGCATCATATAGTGTACAAAATGGCTATCTCTGGCCAGATTTTCACCAACCctcttctttccttctttgAATAAATCTTCTATGAAATGTGTTGATGATTGAGGGTTTCAATTGTGGACACATCTGGCTGAGCGAAAGGTGCTAAACTAAACAGCATTCCCAGTTGTTACTGGGTTCTAGAAATAAATGTCTGTTCTACATATAGGCATGAATATTAGGTGTGAATCTTGTTTTGTACATAATCAGGTCAAGGGTGAATAGATATATCGAGAGAATTAATTCGTTTGAGAGTGAATTGTGAGGGCAATTTCAGGTGATGGGATAGCAAGTGTAGGAAGTATAATAAGGTGCCACCAAACCAATTATTTGCTGCAAGAGAGTTGCAGGTTGTGCATGAGCAGTACTGGAAAGTATAGGTTATGGTTGTTTTGTACCTCCTTGCACTGCTTCATTTTCCTCTAATATCAGAGGGTAGTGCTGGGGTACCTTGTTGTCAAAATGAGGTTTTATGTTAACCATATACGGTACTTGCAGTGCCTTATTTAAAAGTTTAGGAAAAAAGATTGtgattttgaatatctttgattgAAATTTGGTGGTTTGGAGGAAAGCTGTCTATTTTGATAGGTTGTAGGTGTTTAGATAGCCATCTATACGAAGAACCAACCATTCAAGAAGTTGAATTTGGTGATCTGTATAGATCTTTCAGCTTGTGGAAGAGGAATGATTTGAGTTTTACCGGGAAAATGATCTGGACCAAGTTGTCCTGGTTTTGATAAAAGCGACAGTTATGGTAGCTTTTAAAGTAACTGCTCTAAACTTCCACCCTCTTATTTGTGATGGGTCCAATCAATCatcccaaattgaaattttcttcataacttctcaattttaggtttaattatttttagtattatgACAGGGTTTGCTGATAATTCTTCAGGAGTTAAAATCCAGTGAGAAACAATAACCAAAGCAAATTTTGTCCCATGCGATTtccttaaaatataaaatgtaacTGGAATTTAAAGATTAGAACAtgatactatatatataagattattATTGTACCCTTCACTAGAGTTTTTAGATGCTTGTGGATTGCTAGAGTTTGATGCACTTGATGTTAAAGGTGCAAATACTGTTTTAACCTAATGAACTTAACAGTCATACTGTTGAGAGTTACAGTGCATCAGACAAAAAATCTCATGGTAGGGTTTTTTGGTAcaataatcaatattgtgtCTGTTTATGAAACAAAAGACAAACTAATTGTTGTACTACAAAGGAAAACTTGGGTCATTTGAGGTCCAGTGTCTGAGATGTTGTACAACCATTTTTTAAATGCTTATTTGGTACAGTTTCTACTTGGGTGGAGAAACCTTGAAATGGACTATAATGTCTTGGTTGCCATTTTTTCTAGCAGAGACTATAGTTTATGAATGGAATGCTGATTTGATGATTGATACAATAGTAAAGAGTGGAAGTCTGTGCACAAGTATTCCCATGCATAAAGTTgctatatttgttttttgttatagCCAAGTTTTGGATGTTCTCTCAAGACTGGATTGGTTTATTGATTGCCCCATGACTATAAgattacaattattattattattattattattattattttcttttacatttgtGGATAGGAGTTCTCTAGGTAGTGCTTTTAGAAAATCTTGAAGGGATATGGGATGTATTACTCCTGTGGATTGAATCAATATTGATTTGTGGCTGGTTATTTAAATGTGATGTACTGTGATCGGAGATCTGAGGGTAGAGCAGTTTGCCTGAATTCCCAGTGGAGTTGGTGTCTTGAGAAGGTTTGATATGAGATGGATAGGTGCTGAGCTTGCTTTGTCAAGTGACCAATGAGGGAATGGTGTAAAATTCATTAGTTAGCTAAGCCTTTATTGATCATGTGTGAGTTAAAAGATTCAGGGATGCTGAAGTTTGTTTACTTCAATTTAGGCTGTTGGATCAGCCTAGGTCTGAGGAGATAGTGAAGGAGTCACCGACTTAGCTGTAAATTGGTGTCCTGCCTTGGCTATATCAAAAGCTCAAGGAACATACATATAAGTTTTTGGATACTATTGATATTTTATGTGGCAATATTTAATGGTTTCTGATCCATTGTACAAGATACTTGTGGACTATCATCAAACAGTAGCTATTATTGGGTTGTGAACATTATTTTACAGTTTTTATAGATATTGCTTGTTGGATATTGCACTATTGTTTGTCCTCAAATGCTTTATCCCTGACTAGATTAATGAACAGAACTATCGAACTTACAAAAGAAGTGTGCTTTTGCAGGATTCATCAGAAGGCACCAAGCCAATGATGCCATTCAGGTCATTTGACAACCGAAACCGACGTCCAATGGCCCTTGCCCATCCAGCTGCTCGGAGTAAAAGTGTGCTATCAGCTTTCTTTGCCAAACAGAAAACACCGAGGATATAGACCACTGCCTCATAACCATAACTGAAGCAAGTCACAGTTTACCCTCCTCATATTCTGAGGGTATTCACCCTAACCTGTCCCCAACACTTGATGATCGAAATTGATTTGTCTACTCTCCCCTCTTTTCATGGCTGCCAAATAAGAAGCAAATAATGCTTAACAGTCTGGTAATGAAGGCAATCAGATTTGTATACCTATGAATGAATTGCTGTGATTAATGACTGCATAAACTGTTCTTGTGCAGATTACACAAGTTGTAGTCAAATTCTATCTTATGACTGATCAGCATGTACATTTAACTATGTGGCATTACTCTAAAAATGGTTTATCTACCAACAGGGCTTGATGCTTGAACTTTGTGTGTATATGAGgtccaatttttcttttcatgtaataaaataatttctctatCTGCCCAGATCTCCCAAAGAAAAGTGCCAAAAAGAGCAGAAATGTTATTGCTGAAGAAAATTTTAACAGGGTTTGAGTCTTGGCAGTTCTTTTGAATTTAGTTTTATGTACCTTTTTGTATCTCCAATGAAGGATATGGCATGTTTGGCACTGTAACATGAGACCAGTTTTATGCTTCTGGAAACAGaaagggaaaagagaaaatttagAAACCCTCTCAAACCTATATGCTTCCTGAACTgcttttgaaaaactattttcagaaAACACATAGGAAAACATGTTATGCATGTAGAGTTTGGATGATGTTTTGGGAGGTCACAAGTTCCTTCTTCCGTTTGTTTTCAAGTTCCTTCAAAGGCAAATGGCTATGAATAAGAAAAAGgcaatgtttttatttattttttaatatgtttaatgaaaatttatagtATGAGACTCATAGAATTTAAAGCTATTTGCTCCCCTCCATTTTCTTACAGACATGAAATTATGGTAGTAATATACTCAAAAGGTAATAAGggtgtgtttgttttttttgaaaaatttgatgaaaagagaataggaaaaaaaatagaagaaaaaaagataaaaaaaaaattaaaatcaataaattatttttatgtaatttttttaatcccaGTTAACTTTTTATGCAAAGattaaatgatatgaatttttaattaattttatttacatttaattttttatttttattttaataaaaaaatcaaacatgaaaattatctttttaatatttgttttttctttttcacaataCTTCCATAACCCAAATTTCATAGGTTTCTCCTTCCTTGATTACTTTCTCCGTTGGCTAAAGGTGGTGGTTTTTCACCAAAATTTTCCCTAAATCATGAAACGGTGCCGTTTCGTTGTCCGTTTGTATGCCTACGTGCAATTGAAATCTGCCGTAGATCCGACTCAACGGTGAACACCGACACCTCCTGATCTCTTTCTCCACCGTCGGATCTGCTGACTCAAACCCCACAAATTTCATGCAGACAGATCACCATCTTCATGATGACAGATCCAACTGTAACCTAGAAACCCTAGAAATCCCACTCAAATCCTCACATCTTACACTCAATTTACACTTACTGTAGCTGTTGTCGCTTCATCTTCGTCCTTGTTTCAGCAATTTCCATTGCCCAAATGTCAACATCAATACACCAAAGACAACAACAGCAACcccaccatcaccaccacctTCTTTCTAACCCTAACCCGATTTCCCCGCGAAATCAGCCCGATTGGCGACGACCCATCTCGATTTTCGGCCGAACGGGGCTGTTGATTCTTCTAACACTGATGGTGGTTGTCGGGGTTTTGCTGCCGACCATGAAGATGAGAATGCCGGATGGGCTTTTATCCCGAGCTTCCGTTTCGAAATGGAGAGACTACACGCTAGCTCAAGCGGCGGAGTTCGTGGCCAAGAACGGGACTGTGATTGTGTGTGCAGTGAGTCAGCCTTATTTGCCGTTTTTGAACAATTGGTTGATTAGTATTGCAAGGCAAAAGCATCAGGACAAGGTTCTTGTGATTGCAGAGGACTATGCCACCCTTTATACCGTCAATCAGAAATGGCCTGGCCATGCTGTTCTGGTTCCGCCAGCCCCTGACGCTCAAACTGCCCATAAGTTTGGTTCTATGGTATATAACATTGTCATttgcttttgatttttcttgtgaTATATAGCTCAAGGGTTTGTTGTTTATGGCATTCTTGTTCATGGGCTAAGACTAGGTGTTGCAATATGCTATTTCAGTGCATCTAGGATCTTGGGAGTGAAGTTGGTAACTAATGAAATGATTTTACTTGTGGGATTCAATTCTGTGTGGGGGCATTGGAAATTTGAACCAGAAAACATAGCCAAAAATGTAGGAGGGTCGATTTCATTTGTGCACTAGTGAGGATTTCGAGCATTCATCCATATGTGATTCCTGGGTTATGCTTTGTTATTTTGTTGGTAGTGGGTACTTGTAGCAACCTGAACGTCTTGCCCTTTCATTAATGGGCGGTTTTTCATTTCACATATTGTTTTGAGTTTGGTTCTAGTGAAAATTGAAAGCAATCAGATGTTCTCCACGCTTTTAGGGTATATGTGCTTGGTAAATTGTTTTGTGCTTGAAGTTTAACAGTGGAAGAGTTGGAATATTCTACTTTgcatttcctatttcttctttgTCAATAGTGATGAATATTTTATAGAGTTTTTGTATTCGATTCTTTGAAATGTTTTTGATTGATTTCATTGTACAGGGGTTCTTCAATTTTACTTCCCGAAGGCCTCGCCATCTACTGAATATTTTAGAGCTTGGATATAATGTTATGTACAATGATGTTGATATGGTGTGGATGGCAGATCCATTTCCCTATTTGCAAGGGAATCATGATGTCTACTTCACTGATGACATGGCTACAGTATGTATACCAACTTTGCTTTTAGCTTTCAGTGTGTTCCGGTGTGAACTGTAAATTATTCATGTCATGTATGAGTAATGGAGTTGATAGTACAATAGATATTCTGCAAACACACTGTCCAAAAATTATATCCGATATCATCTCtagaaaaatgagttaaaacaTGCTGGAAACATCCGTTTTTCCTTTTGATATTAGAGGAATTTTATGCCTGTACAATCGTTCAAAGGCCTGGTGTTTTGGACACCGAGGCCACACACTTCAATTTCTTAGAATACGAATTGAATTCAATGTGATACAAGTCAACTGCCTTGAATTCCTGAACTGTTGCTCTTAAGGTCTGCTTGGCGCCTTCCAGTTCCATGTACTGAGTGACAACCCCATTGATATTCAAAGTTAACCTCAATTGCCAATAAGGCAAGGACCATATATAATTGAAGGGTTGATAGAATCACCATATGATGGATTTGAGTTGAGTCAGCATCATTGGGGGAGATGCCTGTGTATATATCATAATACATTTTTCAGTTGCCACATGTACTCTAATTAAACTGTTCTCTTGGATTTTATTAGCTCACAAGTATAAAATTGAGTTAGATTTTATCTCCTATGGCACTTCTTGAATGTATTGCTTGCCTTGAAGTTGTATTTCTACCCATCTTACACTTCTACCGTTTTGGTTGTCACATtaagctatatatatattttctctttggGTGACCAGGTGAAACCTCTGAACCACTCTCATGATTTACCACCTCCAGGGAAAAAAGGGCGCACTTACATTTGCAGCTGCATGATTTTCATGCGCCCCACTAATGGAGCAAAGTTGGTCATGAAGAAGTGGATTGAGGAACTTCAAGCTCAGCCATGGTCCAGAGCAAAGAAGTCAAATGATCAGCCTGCTTTTAACTGGGCATTAAACAGGACTGCAGGAGAGGTTTGTTATGCTTGCCTTCTTGCTATTGCCTTTCCATTGTCTTCTATAACTCAGTATGCAATTATGTACCAGGAAACTTAGGCATGTTCTTTTTATTATGGAAATAAAAAGGTCAAGAAGGCATGTAAGGCTATATTACTTTCGAGTCCCTCAGGGCACTGGAGGCTTACCCGGTCATTAACTTAGGCCCATGGATTAGTCGAGGTGTGCGTAAGCTGACCTGGACATCCACggttatcaaaataaaataaaaatgtaaggcTATATTACTATAAAAGCATGTGCTGAAAGGCGTCTGAGACCCTAATTTCACAGTTCACCTTCCTTTTGTTGGAGCATCAGAGGAAATGCCTTGGGCTTCAACACCAAGGGTCATGCTTCAAATGTGTTCCTCTTGCGTTAGCCTGACTCGTATATGGCATGTGCCTCCTACATTAATCAGAAATAGTTTATATCCAGAGAGCAAGTACCCAACaaaatagtttgttttttcAGTTGTTAGTCCTTTCAAAACTGCATCGTAAgtcatatttattaattatttttgttcaaaaactcttttgtttttttttttatgtatggtATTTCCATAGTAGATGTTAAATTTGATATTCCTTTgcaatttctttcttctttaaagAATCCATGTCCACCATTCATTGCAATACTCATCCTGTCGCTTGTATGTTTCAATGATGGCAAAGTTGCATGTAGACTATATATGTCGCTAAAATTATACTTAACTGTTAACTAAATTACTACTTTACTTAAATAATGAGCAATCATGAGACTTAACCTCAGCCCTCAAGCCATACACCTCAAAACATTAGAAGGTTCCATTTCCTTGTTATCCTTAAAAATACTATATAGATGCACTCTGTTGAACAGGGCCTGGTTGATTAGATAAACTATTatggttagtttttttttcccccctgATATCCTACGATATGTATATTCTA
The sequence above is drawn from the Vitis riparia cultivar Riparia Gloire de Montpellier isolate 1030 chromosome 15, EGFV_Vit.rip_1.0, whole genome shotgun sequence genome and encodes:
- the LOC117932631 gene encoding protein ABIL1 isoform X2 — translated: MVLDNLKDYAVRALVNAVDHLGTVAYKLTDLLDQQTLDVSTMELKVSCVNQKLLTCQTYMDKEGIRQQQLLAFIPRHHKHYILPNSVNKKVHFSPQVQRDASQNHSQARPRIYPTGNATSKTLSWHLASETKSTLKGSANAFLSTNEPETSGKTSRVFHLLDSEESIRTSGGPAGGGPSSGPASSAVTQSLGVVWRDSSEGTKPMMPFRSFDNRNRRPMALAHPAARSKSVLSAFFAKQKTPRI
- the LOC117932631 gene encoding protein ABIL1 isoform X1, with amino-acid sequence MELQESRSEHPAMTFDEVSMERSKSFVKALQELKNLRPQLYSAAEYCEKSYLHSEQKQMVLDNLKDYAVRALVNAVDHLGTVAYKLTDLLDQQTLDVSTMELKVSCVNQKLLTCQTYMDKEGIRQQQLLAFIPRHHKHYILPNSVNKKVHFSPQVQRDASQNHSQARPRIYPTGNATSKTLSWHLASETKSTLKGSANAFLSTNEPETSGKTSRVFHLLDSEESIRTSGGPAGGGPSSGPASSAVTQSLGVVWRDSSEGTKPMMPFRSFDNRNRRPMALAHPAARSKSVLSAFFAKQKTPRI
- the LOC117931625 gene encoding UDP-D-xylose:L-fucose alpha-1,3-D-xylosyltransferase MGP4-like is translated as MSTSIHQRQQQQPHHHHHLLSNPNPISPRNQPDWRRPISIFGRTGLLILLTLMVVVGVLLPTMKMRMPDGLLSRASVSKWRDYTLAQAAEFVAKNGTVIVCAVSQPYLPFLNNWLISIARQKHQDKVLVIAEDYATLYTVNQKWPGHAVLVPPAPDAQTAHKFGSMGFFNFTSRRPRHLLNILELGYNVMYNDVDMVWMADPFPYLQGNHDVYFTDDMATVKPLNHSHDLPPPGKKGRTYICSCMIFMRPTNGAKLVMKKWIEELQAQPWSRAKKSNDQPAFNWALNRTAGEVDLYLLPQAAFPTGGLYFKNKTWVQETKGMNVIIHNNYITGFEKKIKRFQDYGLWLLDDHAQESPLGKL